A genomic window from Verrucomicrobiia bacterium includes:
- a CDS encoding MFS transporter: protein MLGDVSPADRARITFRQDCGRMVCAGVLESAANTFLLLIAVKNLAAGATGKALVAAGGSVGLLVSPVAVLLVTACGWNATSGVARLFLVGAAACALAAAFPTLGIFVPAGMVAMTMSSAVIPLMTQVYHDNYPESDRGRLYARSFMLRIGAALLFSWTGGRFLDWRPDGFPMLLLAFAAAFLVSAWAVRRIPSGPLPRSAGSHPLHALRFVRDDRLFRQTLIVWMFMGFANLMMLPMRIEYLGNPAYGLAKSAATIAVLTGVIPNLARLVMNPVWGWLFDRINFFALRIALNIGFAAGILAFFTSDSTAGLVTGAVIYGISNAGGDVAWGLWVTKFAPPERIADYMSVHTFLTGVRGVVAPLVAFQWIQRFPLSVLGYFCAALIVLATLLLVPEIGRWRGRARTAPLTEEVTD, encoded by the coding sequence ATGCTCGGCGACGTGTCGCCCGCCGACCGCGCCCGTATCACCTTCCGGCAGGACTGCGGTCGCATGGTTTGCGCCGGTGTCCTGGAGTCCGCGGCGAACACGTTTCTGCTGCTGATCGCGGTCAAAAATCTCGCCGCAGGCGCCACCGGCAAGGCGCTGGTGGCGGCTGGAGGCAGCGTCGGCCTCCTGGTCTCCCCGGTGGCCGTGCTGCTGGTGACCGCCTGCGGATGGAACGCGACGAGCGGCGTGGCGCGCCTCTTTCTGGTCGGGGCGGCGGCATGCGCACTCGCAGCCGCTTTCCCAACCCTCGGGATCTTCGTGCCCGCCGGCATGGTGGCCATGACCATGAGCTCAGCGGTGATCCCGCTGATGACGCAGGTGTACCACGACAACTACCCGGAAAGCGACCGTGGCCGCCTCTACGCGCGGTCCTTCATGCTCCGGATCGGAGCCGCGCTGCTGTTTTCGTGGACGGGCGGACGCTTCCTTGACTGGCGTCCGGACGGATTCCCGATGCTCCTCCTGGCCTTCGCCGCGGCCTTCCTCGTCTCCGCATGGGCGGTCCGGCGGATTCCGTCCGGCCCCCTGCCCCGGTCCGCAGGCTCGCACCCGCTGCACGCGCTCCGGTTCGTGCGTGACGACCGGTTGTTCCGCCAGACACTCATCGTGTGGATGTTCATGGGGTTCGCGAATCTCATGATGTTGCCCATGCGCATCGAGTACCTGGGCAATCCCGCCTACGGTCTCGCCAAGTCCGCCGCCACCATCGCCGTGCTGACGGGTGTGATCCCCAACCTGGCCCGCCTCGTGATGAACCCGGTCTGGGGCTGGCTGTTCGACCGGATCAATTTTTTCGCCCTGCGGATCGCGCTGAACATTGGCTTTGCCGCCGGCATCCTCGCGTTCTTCACCAGCGACAGCACCGCGGGCCTCGTGACCGGCGCCGTCATCTACGGAATCTCCAACGCTGGCGGCGACGTGGCCTGGGGCCTGTGGGTCACCAAATTCGCCCCGCCGGAACGGATCGCCGACTACATGAGCGTGCACACCTTTCTCACGGGGGTCCGCGGTGTCGTTGCGCCGCTGGTCGCCTTCCAGTGGATTCAGCGGTTCCCGCTGTCCGTGCTCGGCTATTTCTGCGCCGCGCTCATTGTGCTCGCAACGCTGCTGCTGGTGCCGGAGATCGGACGCTGGCGGGGGCGTGCCCGCACTGCGCCGTTGACCGAGGAGGTCACGGACTGA
- a CDS encoding secondary thiamine-phosphate synthase enzyme YjbQ — MQQAVTELVVSTRGRGLHEITDRVSDWVSRSGIATGLCTLFLRHTSASLLIQENADPDVQRDLDAFFASLVPDGHRGFIHTAEGPDDMPAHVRTALTSVQVSIPVTGGALALGTWQGLYVWEHRRDSHRRRVVLHLIGEPTAA, encoded by the coding sequence ATGCAGCAGGCGGTGACGGAGTTGGTCGTCTCCACCCGGGGACGCGGCCTTCATGAGATCACGGACCGGGTGTCCGATTGGGTGAGCCGCTCCGGCATCGCCACCGGGCTTTGCACCCTGTTTCTCCGGCATACTTCCGCATCACTGCTGATCCAGGAGAACGCCGATCCGGACGTGCAACGCGATCTCGACGCTTTTTTCGCCTCCCTCGTTCCCGATGGCCACCGCGGGTTCATCCATACGGCCGAAGGTCCCGACGACATGCCGGCACACGTGCGGACAGCCCTCACTTCGGTCCAGGTCAGCATCCCGGTGACCGGAGGGGCGCTGGCCTTGGGCACCTGGCAGGGGCTCTACGTCTGGGAACATCGTCGGGATTCTCATCGTCGGCGTGTCGTTCTGCACCTGATTGGCGAACCCACCGCAGCCTGA
- a CDS encoding PSD1 domain-containing protein has translation MSPLRCLLLTAAAWPPAALGAVEYLRDIKPVLTAHCVSCHGAHQPKSELRLDTAAAARSGGTHGPAFVPGDATGSLLFQVLTDAHPEVAAMPYRKPPLDTALVEQFRAWIDAGAEAPPDERPGVHIHWAFVPPQRPKPPTVLDASWVRNPVDRFILERLEAAGIAPSPEAPRATLLRRVALDLTGVPPSAEALDAVLSDPRPDAYERAVDRLLASPHHGERWGRHWLDAARYADSNGYSIDAPRTLWPWRDWVVAALNRDQPYDEFVTDQLAGDLRTGATPSQRVATGFHRNTQFNEEGGIDPEQFRIEAVLDRVNTTGSVLLGLTLACAQCHDHKFDPISQREYFALYAFFNDQEETALETGLPEAFAARDAVTAATHQLQEALEARAAIVSAGFADWESDLTQASRDALPLEVRNVLGLLPEHRTPAQREIALKGFLATDAEYAALHERLRAARRAAPVLPATLVLQERPDPRQSVVFIKGDFTRPGAPVDPGLPAVLPPMPPATGADVRRPDRLDLARWLTAPGHPLTARVMVNRMWQHYFGRGLVETENDFGTQGIPPTHPELLDWLATELSGDGDAGHPAPWSLKHLHRLIVTSATYRQTSAVGPADDSPDPLNRLVGRQSRLRLEAEGVRDVALASSGLLDPRIGGPPVFPPQPDGVMALGQSRREWKPSEGSDRFRRGLYTFRWRATPHPALTVFDAPDAFSACTRRLRSNTPLQALTLLNDAAFLEFAQGLADRILRESPPHRRLNDAWRWTLGRSPTPAERGRLAALLNEECREGDERTAWITVSRVLLNLDETITRE, from the coding sequence ATGTCTCCGCTGCGCTGCCTGCTGCTCACTGCCGCCGCGTGGCCCCCGGCGGCCCTCGGCGCGGTGGAGTATCTCCGCGACATCAAACCGGTGCTGACTGCGCACTGCGTCTCCTGCCACGGCGCCCACCAGCCGAAGTCGGAACTGCGCCTCGACACCGCGGCGGCCGCCCGCAGCGGTGGCACGCACGGCCCGGCTTTTGTGCCCGGAGACGCCACCGGCAGCCTCCTGTTCCAGGTGCTCACCGACGCACACCCCGAGGTGGCGGCGATGCCGTATCGCAAACCACCGCTCGACACCGCCCTCGTGGAACAGTTCCGGGCCTGGATTGACGCCGGGGCGGAAGCCCCCCCGGACGAGCGGCCCGGAGTTCACATCCACTGGGCCTTTGTACCGCCCCAACGCCCGAAACCGCCGACCGTCCTTGACGCCTCATGGGTCCGGAATCCAGTGGATCGCTTCATCCTCGAGCGCCTCGAAGCCGCCGGCATCGCCCCCTCACCCGAGGCCCCGCGAGCCACCCTGCTCCGCCGGGTCGCCCTCGACCTTACCGGCGTGCCGCCCTCCGCGGAGGCCCTGGACGCCGTCCTGTCGGATCCGCGTCCCGACGCCTATGAACGCGCCGTGGACCGTCTGCTCGCCTCCCCACACCACGGGGAGCGCTGGGGCCGGCACTGGCTGGACGCCGCCCGATACGCCGATTCCAACGGCTACAGCATTGATGCGCCGCGAACGCTGTGGCCGTGGCGCGACTGGGTGGTCGCCGCGCTCAACCGGGACCAGCCGTACGATGAGTTCGTCACGGACCAGCTCGCCGGCGACCTGCGCACCGGCGCGACGCCGTCCCAACGTGTGGCCACCGGTTTTCACCGCAACACCCAGTTCAACGAAGAGGGCGGCATTGATCCCGAGCAGTTCCGCATCGAGGCCGTGCTCGATCGCGTCAATACGACCGGCTCCGTGCTCCTTGGGCTGACCCTCGCGTGCGCCCAGTGCCACGATCACAAATTCGATCCGATCAGCCAGCGCGAGTACTTTGCGCTCTACGCCTTCTTCAATGACCAGGAGGAAACAGCGCTGGAGACGGGCCTGCCCGAGGCGTTCGCCGCCCGCGATGCGGTCACGGCCGCCACCCACCAGTTGCAGGAGGCCCTGGAGGCCCGGGCGGCGATCGTGTCGGCGGGATTTGCGGACTGGGAGTCGGACCTGACGCAGGCCTCCCGGGATGCCCTGCCCCTAGAGGTTCGAAATGTGCTCGGGCTGCTGCCGGAGCACCGGACTCCAGCCCAGCGGGAGATCGCGCTGAAGGGATTTCTGGCGACCGACGCGGAGTACGCCGCCCTCCACGAGCGTTTGCGCGCGGCGCGCCGGGCCGCCCCCGTCCTCCCGGCGACCCTGGTGCTGCAGGAGCGCCCCGATCCGCGCCAATCCGTGGTCTTCATCAAAGGGGACTTCACCCGTCCCGGCGCGCCGGTGGACCCCGGGCTCCCTGCGGTTCTTCCTCCGATGCCTCCCGCAACAGGGGCGGACGTCCGGCGCCCCGACCGCCTCGATCTGGCGCGGTGGCTGACGGCGCCAGGACACCCCCTGACGGCCCGGGTGATGGTCAACCGGATGTGGCAGCACTACTTCGGACGCGGCCTCGTGGAGACGGAGAATGATTTCGGCACCCAGGGCATTCCGCCCACGCATCCGGAGCTTCTCGACTGGCTGGCCACCGAGCTTTCGGGCGACGGGGATGCCGGACATCCGGCGCCGTGGAGCCTGAAACACCTGCACCGGTTGATCGTCACCTCCGCCACCTACCGGCAGACGTCCGCGGTGGGCCCTGCGGACGACTCCCCGGATCCGTTGAACCGCCTCGTGGGACGCCAGAGCCGCCTGCGACTGGAGGCGGAGGGCGTGCGCGACGTGGCCCTCGCCTCCAGCGGATTGCTGGACCCCCGAATCGGTGGACCGCCGGTGTTCCCACCCCAGCCCGACGGCGTGATGGCCTTGGGGCAGTCCCGGCGGGAATGGAAACCGAGCGAGGGGAGTGACCGTTTCCGTCGCGGCCTGTACACCTTCCGCTGGCGGGCAACGCCCCATCCGGCGCTCACGGTCTTCGACGCTCCCGACGCCTTCAGCGCATGCACCCGGCGCCTGCGGTCGAACACGCCGCTGCAGGCGCTGACCCTGCTCAATGACGCCGCGTTTCTCGAATTTGCCCAAGGGCTGGCCGACCGGATCCTTCGAGAATCACCGCCGCATCGTCGCCTCAATGATGCCTGGCGCTGGACGCTCGGACGATCGCCGACCCCCGCCGAACGCGGGCGGCTCGCCGCCCTGCTCAACGAGGAATGCCGGGAGGGTGACGAACGCACCGCGTGGATCACGGTGTCACGCGTCCTCCTCAACCTCGACGAAACCATCACACGCGAATGA
- a CDS encoding DUF1501 domain-containing protein, whose translation MNAQDTPAKQERLLAGTRRHFFSRCGLGLGSVALASLLSPGRLGAAAPHPLALRPAHHPPRTRNVIYLFMAGGPSQLELFDYKPRLVALNGQSIPDSYLEGKRFAFMDSSFKDRSTLLGTRRPFRQHGQSGMWVSELFPHTASIVDDVTFVRSCATDVFNHAPAKLFMNSGSAQFGRPSLGSWVTYGLGSAADNLPGFVVLQSGPRGPRGGAVNWGSGFLPTAFQGVPLRSQGEPILNLATPEAYGPVRQRRVLDAVQDLNLRHLVDTGDPEIATRIAAYEMAYRMQTAAPEAMSLDRESAATLALYGVSRDRPSFARNCLLARRLVERGVRFVQLYHTNWDSHGGPGENLEDDFEKVCREVDQGGAALVKDLKAHGLLDETLVLWGGEFGRTPMGENREKTGRNHHIDAFTVWLAGGGVKAGHVVGETDELGFNAVRDRVHVHDLHATLLHLLGLDHERLTFRFQGRDFRLTDVHGQVVRDLIA comes from the coding sequence ATGAACGCTCAGGACACGCCGGCGAAACAGGAGCGGCTTTTGGCGGGCACCCGCCGCCACTTTTTCAGCCGCTGCGGCCTCGGCCTGGGATCCGTCGCGCTGGCCTCGCTGCTCTCGCCCGGACGGCTCGGCGCCGCGGCCCCCCATCCCCTGGCGCTCCGTCCCGCCCACCATCCGCCGCGGACGCGCAATGTCATTTACCTCTTCATGGCGGGTGGCCCCTCCCAGCTGGAGCTCTTCGACTACAAGCCCCGCCTCGTCGCGCTCAACGGGCAATCCATCCCCGACTCCTATCTGGAGGGCAAGCGCTTCGCATTCATGGACAGTTCGTTCAAGGACCGCAGCACCCTGCTCGGCACGCGGCGGCCGTTCCGTCAGCACGGGCAATCCGGGATGTGGGTGAGCGAACTGTTCCCGCACACGGCCTCGATCGTGGACGACGTCACCTTCGTCCGCTCCTGCGCCACCGACGTGTTCAACCACGCACCGGCCAAGCTGTTCATGAACAGCGGATCGGCGCAGTTCGGGCGACCCAGCCTGGGTTCCTGGGTCACCTACGGTCTGGGCAGCGCGGCGGACAACCTGCCGGGGTTCGTCGTGCTCCAGAGCGGACCCCGCGGACCCCGGGGCGGCGCGGTCAACTGGGGCAGCGGTTTCCTGCCCACCGCTTTTCAGGGCGTTCCGCTCCGCAGCCAGGGCGAGCCGATCCTGAACCTCGCCACCCCGGAGGCGTACGGCCCCGTGCGGCAGCGGCGCGTTCTCGACGCCGTCCAGGACCTCAACCTCCGTCATCTCGTGGACACCGGAGATCCCGAGATTGCCACCCGAATCGCGGCCTATGAGATGGCCTACCGCATGCAGACGGCCGCCCCGGAGGCGATGAGCCTGGACCGGGAGTCCGCGGCCACGTTGGCGTTGTACGGCGTGTCCCGCGATCGCCCGTCCTTTGCCCGCAACTGCCTGCTGGCGCGGCGGCTGGTCGAACGGGGGGTGCGGTTTGTTCAGCTGTATCACACCAACTGGGACAGTCACGGCGGTCCCGGCGAAAATCTGGAGGACGACTTCGAGAAGGTTTGCCGTGAGGTGGACCAGGGCGGTGCGGCCCTGGTGAAGGACCTCAAGGCTCACGGGCTTCTGGATGAGACCCTGGTCCTCTGGGGCGGAGAGTTCGGTCGCACGCCCATGGGGGAAAACCGGGAGAAGACCGGGCGCAATCATCACATTGACGCCTTCACCGTATGGCTCGCCGGCGGCGGGGTGAAGGCGGGTCACGTGGTCGGGGAAACCGACGAACTGGGATTCAACGCGGTCCGCGACCGCGTCCACGTTCACGACCTCCACGCCACGCTGCTGCACCTGCTGGGCCTCGATCACGAACGGCTGACCTTCCGCTTCCAGGGCCGCGACTTCCGCCTGACCGACGTCCACGGCCAGGTGGTCCGGGACCTCATCGCCTGA